One stretch of Flavobacterium sp. 9 DNA includes these proteins:
- the arfB gene encoding alternative ribosome rescue aminoacyl-tRNA hydrolase ArfB has protein sequence MDIEKIISELTFKAVRSSGAGGQNVNKVSSKVVLTFDLNVSQALSEEEKLLLLTNISSRLTTENILILNCDEDRSQLKNKDIVVKRFLEIIKKGLFVPKVRKATKIPKSVIKKRIKDKKNISERKQSRRKPDLE, from the coding sequence ATGGATATCGAAAAAATAATATCGGAGTTAACTTTTAAAGCTGTTAGAAGTAGTGGTGCAGGCGGGCAAAACGTGAACAAAGTATCATCGAAAGTAGTTTTGACTTTTGATTTGAATGTTTCACAAGCTTTGTCTGAAGAAGAGAAATTACTTTTATTAACTAATATTTCGTCTCGTTTAACAACTGAAAATATTCTGATTTTAAATTGTGATGAAGACAGAAGTCAGCTTAAAAACAAAGATATTGTTGTAAAACGTTTTTTAGAAATCATCAAAAAAGGATTGTTTGTTCCTAAAGTTCGTAAAGCGACTAAGATTCCGAAATCTGTTATTAAAAAACGAATCAAAGACAAAAAGAATATTTCTGAGAGAAAGCAATCCCGCAGAAAACCAGATTTAGAATAA